From the genome of Thermaerobacter marianensis DSM 12885:
GCAGTTCGATGCGGGCCGCCCGGGGGATGGAGACGGCGCCCGGGGTCCAGGTGGCGGGGGCGCCGGCGGTGGGGCCGGGGGCCGGCGGACGGGCGCCCCCGGCGGGGGACCGCCTGGCGGCGGGGAGGACCCGGGGGACCGGTGGCGCCGCGTCGCCGCCGGCGCCGGCCGGTGGTGGCAGCGCCTGGGCGGCTGGAGCGGCGTCTGGAACAAGCTGCGCACCGACCGCCGCTGGCAGGTGGGGGCGGTGGCGGCGGGCCTGTTCCTCCTGATCCTGGCGACCCTGCCGGGCGGGCCGGGACCCCAGGGCCAGCCGCCCCTGCGCAAGCCCGCGGGCCTGAGCCGGCCGGAGGTGCTGGGCTTCTTCGAGAACGGCTGGTCGCCGGTCTTCGGCGACTCCTTCCCGTCGGTGAAGAAGCGGCCCGACCTGATCGACAGCATCAGCCCTTTCTGGTACTCCATCCGCTCCGACGGCAGCCTCTGGCCCCAGCAGATCCGGCAGGAGGTCATCGACTTCGCCCGGGAGCACGACATCCGGCTGATCCCCCTCTTCAACCTGCTGCAGAGCGGCGGGAACGAGGCGGGGTTCTTGGTGGACCCGGCAGCCCGCTCCCGGGCCGTCCAGGCCATCGTGCGGGAGGTCCAGGCCCGCGGCTACGACGGCGTGAACATCGACTTCGAGCTGCTGCCCCCGGAGGCGGAACCGATGATGTCTGCGTTCATCCGGGAACTGGACCGGGTGCTGCCCCAGGACAAGCGGCTGGACATCGCCGCCTTTCCCAAGGTGGACGTGGACCCCTCGGTCCACGGCGGCCACAACTGGCGCGTCTTCGCCCGGCACGCCGACCAGGTGATCCTCATGGCCTACGACCGCCACTACCTGGGCAGCCAGCCGGGCCCCGTCTCGCCCGCCGGGTGGGTCGAGGCCAACCTCAAGGAGATGCTCAATGCGGGCATCGCGGGCAGCCAGATCCTGCTCGGTGTGGGCGCCTACGGTTACGACTGGCCCGCCGGCGCGGGCCCGGGCAACGAGGCCAACTCCACGCCCGTGCCCCTGTGGCAGGTCAAGCGGATCCTGGACCGCTACGGCATCCGGCCCCGGTGGGACCGGGAGAGCCAAAATCCCCACTTCACCTACCCCGGCGAGGGCGGCCAGCAGCGGGAGGTGTGGTACCTGGACGAGCGGGTGCTGCAGCAACGGATCGACATGGTGCGCAAGTACAGCCTGGGCGGGATCGCCATCTGGCGCCTTGGATACGAGGATGACGCCTTCTGGAACGTGATCGAGAAGGCGTACGGCCCGCGGCGGCGGTAGGGTACGGCTGGCGCCGGCACCCGGCGGGCGGCCCCGTGCCGGCCGGCGCGGGGCCGCCGCAGCCCGGACGGGGCGCCGCCCGCGGGCCCCGACGCCGGAAGAACCCGGCGCCATCAAGGCAGGACACCCCCGGCCCTTTCCGAAAGTAGCATATTGAACGAACGCCGGCGGCGGGCCATCGGGCCCGCCCGGCGCGTTGGGGATGCGCGCGGGGGTGGCGCCGTTGGACTTCGAGCTGTCCGAGCCGCAGCGCCTGGTGCGGGCGATGGTGCGGGACTACGTGGCGCGCCGCGTGGCACCCGGGGCGGCGGAGCGCGACCGCACGGGCCGGTTCCCGGCGGAGCAGTTCCGGGAACTGGGCGAGCTGGGGGTGCTGGGCCTGCCCTTCCCCGAGGAGGTGGGAGGATCCGGCGGCGACACGGTGTCCTTCGCCATCGCCATCGAGGAGATCGCCCGGGCCTGTGCCTCGACGGCTTTGACGGTGGCGGCCCACGTGTCGCTGGGTTGCACGCCCCTGTACCTCTTCGGCAGCGACGAGCAGAAGGCCCGCTGGCTCGCCCCCGCCCTGCGCGGCGAGTACGTGGCCGCCTTCGGCCTGACGGAGCCCGAGGTGGGTTCCCACACCGCCGCCATCCGCACCCGGGCGGTGCAGGACGGCGACGCCTGGGTGATCCACGGCACCAAGGCGTTCATCACCAACGGCAGCCGTGCCGACTACGTGGTGGTCGCCGCGGTCACCGACCCCGAGCGCGGCCGGGAGGGGATCAGCAACATCCTGGTGCCGCGGGACGCGCCGGGCTGGCGGGCGGTGCGCCGCTACGAGAAGATGGGGTTGCACGCTTCCGACACCGCCGAGCTGGTCTTCGACGGCTGCCGGGTCCCCCTGGACCACCTGGTGGGCGAGCGGGGCAAGGGGCATGCGCAGTTTCTCCGCACCCTGGACGGCGGCCGCATCGGCATCGGCGCGCTGTCCGTGGGCATCGCCCAGGCCTGCCTGGACGCGGCCCTGGAGTACGCCCGCTACCGCCGCCAGTTCGGTCGGCCCATCAGCAAGTTCCAGGCGATCCAGTTCAAGCTGGCCGACATGGCGACGGAACTGGAGGCGGCGCGCCTGCTGGTGTACCGCGCGGCCTGGCTGCGCGACCGGGGCCGGCCCTACCGGCGGGAGGCGGCCATGGCCAAGCTGTTCGCGTCGGAGCTGGCGGTGCGGGCCGCCCTGGAGGCCATTCAGATCCACGGCGGGGCGGGGTACGTGCGCGACTACCCCGTGGAGCGGTACCTGCGGGACGCCAAGCTGATGGAGATCGGCGAGGGGACGTCGGAGATCCAGCGCCTGGTCATCGCCCGGGAGCTCGGGTGTTGACGTGGAGCGCGAGGGCGCCGGCCGGTTCGTCCGGCGCCGGCCACGGCGGGCACCCGGGCACGGCGGGGCGGCGGGCCGGCAGGCCCGGCGGGAGAGGGGATGGGCGATGCAGTGGCCGGCGCAGGTGACGGTGCGGGAGGTCGGACCGCGGGACGGTCTTCAGGCCGAGGCCCGCATCCTCTCCCCGGAGGAGAAGGTGCGGCTCATCGACGCCTTGACGGAGGCGGGGTTCCGCCGCATCGAGGCCACGTCCTTCGTCCACCCCGGGGCGATTCCCCAGCTGGCCGACGCCGAGGCCGTCATGACCCGCATCCGGCGGCGGCCGGGGGTGATCTACAGTGCGCTGGTGCCCAACCTGCGGGGCGCCGAGCGGGCCCTGGCCTGCGGCGTGGACGAGCTCAGCCTCTTCGTGTCGGCCAGCGAGACCCACAACCGGCACAACGTGCGCCGCAGCATCGCCGAGTCCCTGGCCGGGTTCGTCCCGGTGGCGAAGCGGGCGGCGCAGGCCGGCGTGCGGCTGACGGGGTACGTGGTCACGGCCTTCGGCTGCCCGTACGAAGGGGACGTGCCGGAGGAACAGGTGGAGCGCATCGTGGCGGCCTACCGCGACCTGGGGGCGGTGGCGGTCTACCTGGGGGATACCACGGGAATGGCGAACCCCGCCCAGGTGTACCGGCTGTGCAGGCGGTTTCGGCAGCGGTTTCCCGGCCTGGAGCTGGGGCTGCACTTCCACAACACCCGCGGGGCCGCCCTGGCCAACGTGGTGGCGGGGCTGCAGGCGGGCATCACCGTGTATGACGGCGCCGTGGGCGGGCTGGGCGGTTGCCCCTATGCGCCGGGCGCCACGGGGAACGTGGCCACCGAAGATCTGGTGCACATGCTAGAAGAGATGGGGATCGCCACGGGAGTCGACCTGGACCGCCTGCTGGCGGCGGCCCGCCTGGCCCAGGAGCTCATGGGCCGGGAACTGCCCGGGTTCGTCCTCAAGGCGGGCAAGCGCAGCGACCTGGTGCGGGCGGTCCGGGAGCGGGAGGCACGGGGGGCGGCACGGGACGCGGCGGGTTCCCAGGGGGGGTAATCGGCCCAAGGAGGCGACATCGTGCCCATGGGGTTCGCTTGGCGCAGCCGCAAGGGGCGGGGGTGGACCGGTCCGGCCGCGCGGTGGCGGGCCGCGGGCCGGCGGGCCCTTGCCCTGGTGGCGGCCGCTGTATGGATCCTTGGCCTTTGGGGCGGTGCCGGGCCGGCGGGTCCCCGCGTGCAGGCTCAGGAAGGCGCGCCGGGGGGCGCCGGCCAAGGGGCGGGCGGAGCGGCGGGCCAGGGCAACCTCAACATCCAGGCCCGGTCCGCCGTGCTGGTCGACGCCACCACGGGCCAGGAACTCTATGCCCAAAATGCGGACGAGCTCATCCCCCCGGCCAGCCTGGCCAAGATCATGACCCTGGACCTGGTCTTCCACGCCCTGGAGGAGGGGCGCCTCGCCCTGGACCAGCAGGTACCCGTCAGCGAGGCGGCGTGGCGGCTCTCGGTGCAGGCGGGGCTGGGCGGCCCGTCGGCCATGTTCCTGGAGGTGGGCGAGCGGGTACGCATCGAAGACCTGATCCGCGGCGTGGCGGTGGCGTCGGGCAACGACGCCTCCACGGTCCTGGCCGAGGCCGTGGCCGGCAGCGAGGAGGCCTTCGTCCGGTTGATGAACCAGCACGCCGCCGAGATCGGGATGAAGAACTCCGTGTTCAGCAACAGTCACGGCCTGCCCGGCGGCCAGCAGCACGTCACCGCCCGGGACATGGCGCGGCTGGCGCTGCACGTGCTGGAGGCGCACCCGGACATCCTGCGGTACACCAGCCTCAAGTACTTCGAGTGGAAGGACTTCGCGCCCCAGCCCAACTACAACCGGCTGATCTTCCGCGATCCGCGGGTGGACGGCCTGAAGACGGGCCACCTGTCCGAGGCCGGCTACCACCTGGTGGCGACGGCCCGGGATGGCGACCGGCGGCTGGTATCGGTGGTCCTGGGGGCCGCCAGCGACGCCCTGCGGGTGGGGGAGAGCCAGCGGCTGCTGGACTACGGCTTCCAGCAGTTCACCAACACCCGGGTCGCCTTCGGAGAGAACGGCCGCCAGGGGGTGTCCGTGTACAAGGGCGCCCGCTCCCAGGTGACGGTGGAACCCGCCACGGCGCCGGTGGTCACGGTGCCCAAGACGGACGCCGGGGAGGTGCGCACCCGGGTCGAGATGCAGGAACCGCTGGTGGCGCCGCTGGAGAAGGGCCAGCGGGTCGGCACCCTGACCATCGAGGATGCCCAGGGACGGGTGCTGCGCACCGTGCCCCTGGTGACGGCCCAGGCGGTGCCGCGGGGTGGCTTCTTCCGGGTCCTGTGGGACAGCGTGCGGCTGCTGTTCCGCAACCTGTTCGCGTGAGGGGAGACGGAGAAGGCGGAGGGATGGACGTGACGGTGACGGTGGCCCAGGTGGGCCGGTACGAGGGCCAGGAGGTGGAACTGGCCGGCTGGGTGTACAACCGCCGGTCCAGCGGGCGGATCGCCTTCTTGCTGCTCCGGGACGGTACGGGCGTGATCCAGTGCGTCTTAAGCCGCGACCGGGTGGGTGACCAGGGGCTGGAGGTGTTCGAGGGACTGACCCAGGAGTCGTCCTGCCGGGTGCGGGGCGTGGTGCGGGCCGACCGCCGGGCCCCGGGCGGGTACGAGCTGGACGTCACCGCCCTGGAGCCCGTCCACGTGGCGGAAGACTATCCCATCAAGCTCAAGGAGCACGGCGTCGACTTCCTCATGGACCACCGCCACCTGTGGATCCGGACGCCGCGCCAGAACGCCATCCTGCGGGTGCGGGCGGCGGTCATGGCGGCGGCGGCCGAGGCGCTGGCCAGGGAGGGGTTCGTCCGGGTCGACGCGCCGATCCTGACGCCGTCGGCGCCGGAAGGGACCACGAACCTGTTCGAGACCGACTACTTCGGCGACAAGGCCTACCTCTCCCAGAGCGGCCAGCTCTACATGGAGGCGGCGTGCATGGCCCTGGGCAAGGTGTACTGCCTGGGGCCCACCTTCCGCGCCGAGCAGTCCAAGACGCGCCGGCACTTGCTGGAGTTCTGGATGCTGGAGCCGGAGGCGGCCTTCTTCACCCACGAGGACAACGTGGCCCTGCAGGAGCGTCTGGTGCGGCAGGTGGTGCTGGCGGTGCTGGAGCGGTGCCCGCGGGAGCTGGAGACCCTGGGCCGGGATCCCGAGCACCTGCGCCGCCAGGTGGAGGGGCCCTTCGCCCGCATCACCTACGACGAGGCGCTGCGGATCTTGGACGAACGCGGCCTCGGCCTGCCCTGGGGCGAGGACTTCGGCGCGCCCCACGAGACGGCCTTGAGCCAGCACTTCGGCCGGCCCGTCTTCGTCGAGCGGTTCCCCACCCGGGTCAAGGCCTTCTATATGGAGCCGGACCCCCAGCGGCCCGAGGTGGCCCTGTGCGCGGACCTGCTGGCGCCCGACGGGTATGGGGAGATCATCGGCGGCAGCCAGCGCATCAGCGACCTGGACCTCCTGCTGCGGCGCATCGACGAGCACGGCTTGAGCCGGGAGGCCCTGGCTTGGTACATCGACCTGCGCCGGTACGGTTCCGTGCCCCATGCCGGGTTCGGCCTGGGCATCGAGCGCACGGTGGCGTGGATCTGCGGCCTCGAGCACGTGCGGGAGGCGATCCCCTTCCCGCGGCTGCTGAACCGGCTCTACCCGTGAACGGGAGGGACCGCGGGGACGGCACGGGGGTGATGGGGTGACCCTGGAGGAGATTGGGCGGCGGCTGCGGGAAGCCCGGGAACGCAAGGGCCTGACCCTGCACGACGTGCAGGTGGCGACCAAGATCCGCCGCAAGCATCTGGAAGCCTTGGAACGGGGCGACGACAGCGAGCTGCCGCCGGAGGTGTACACCCGCGGCTTCATCCGGGCCTACGCGAGCCTGGTCGACCTGGACGGCATGGAACTGGCCCAAGCCTACAGCCGCTGGAAGGAAAGCCTGGAAGGGGCGTGGAGGGAGGGCGGCGAGGGAACCCCCGCCGACCCCGGGCCGGAGACGGGCGCGGGCCGTCCCGCCGCGCCCCGGGAGCCGGACCGTGAAGGGGACGGGGTGGCGGCCCGCCCCGCGCCGGAGGCCGCATCCCGGCGGCACCAGCCGGCGGCGTCCGGCGCCGGGGCCCCGGGGTGGCCGCCCGGGGTGTCGCCCGCCGGGGCCCGCCGGGAACCGCCCGAAGCCGCCCGGGGGCGGGGCGGAGCCGCGGCCCCGGGCCGCCGGCCGGCGGCCCGGCAGCCCGAGCCGTGGACCTCGCCGCCGCTGGTGGGACCGCTGCCGGGCCGCCGCCGCGACCGGCGGGCGGCCGGCCCGGTGACGGGGCCTCCCGCCCGCCGGGGTCGTCCCTGGGGCCTCTGGGCGGCGGCGGTGGCCGGGCTGGTCGTACTGGCGGGGGTGGTGCTCTACGTGGCAGGTGGCCCGCCCGCGCCGTCCCCGACCGGCCGGCCACCGGCCGGCAGCGGCCTGCCAGGCGAGGCGGCGGGGGGCCAGCCGCCGGCCCCGGGGCCTGAGGGCGGCGGTGCCGCGGCGCCGGGCGGCGCGGGCAGCGAGCCCCAGCCGCCGGCCGAGGAGCCGCAGGCGCCGGCGGAACCTCAGGTGACGATGCGCCGGGACGGCGACGACGTGTACTACACCATCGCCCCGGCCGCCGCACCGGCGGCCCCGGGCGCCGGTGGCATCGCCGAGCCCGGCGGCCGCCCGGCGCTGGCGGTGACCCTGGAGGCAACGGCACGCGTGTGGGTCCGGGCCCGCGACGCCGCGGGCCGGGTGGTCTTCGAGCGGTTGATGCAGGCGGGCGACCGCCAGCAGCTGGACCTGGGCGGCGGCCTGACCATCCGGGCCGGCTACCCGCGGGGGCTGGCCCTGCGGATCGGGGAGACGGAACTGGACGTTCCCGATGAGGAATCGCCCTTGAACCTCCACCTGGAGCCTTCCGCTGCGGGCGCGGGCCAGCCGTGACGGCCGGCGGCCCGTCCGCGGGCGCGGTCTAGCCGGCCCGCCGTCGCCATACCCATGGGGCGGAACCATCGTGGGAGGAGGGATCGCCCCGTGGAGCGGCGACGCGCGATCCGGCATCCCGCCCGGTGGCAGCCGGGGAGCCGGCCGGGCGATGCGGCGCCGAGGGCGGGGGGCCGGCGGCGGGGCGCCCGGAGACCCCACGGCGGGACGACCGCCAAGAGCCGTGGGCTCATCCCCATCCGGGTCCGGGCCGCGGCTTTTGTCCTGGCCGGGATCCTGGCCCTTGGATCCCCGCCGCCGGTCACCGGTCCGGCGAGGGCGGCGGAACTCTGGCCGGGGCGGCCGGCGGTGGCGCCCTTGGAGCCGGATCCCGCCGGACCCGTCCTGGCGCCGCCGGCCCCGGCGGGCCCGGGGCCGGGCTCCGTGCCGGCGGGATCGCCCGGCGGTGCTGTGCCGGTACCGCCAGGAGCCGCGGGGCCGGCGGTGCCGGCGGCCGGCGCCGGTACGGGCGGCGCCCCCGGCGGCACCGCCGGCGGGCCGGGTTCCTCCGCGGGGGGTGCCGCCGTCCCCCGTTCCCAGCCGGCGGGCCGGGAGCCGGCGGGTGGTGCGAGATTCGCCGGCGCCCCGGGCGCCGCCTACCCCGTGCCGGAAGGCGTCGCGCCCCTCTGGCGGGGCGTGGTGGAGCCGCCCCCGGCGCTGGATGCGGCCGCGGCCGTCCTGATGGATGCCGCCAGCGGCCAGGTCCTCTGGGCCCACAACCCCCACCAGCGCCGGGCGCCGGCCAGTACCACCAAGATCCTGACCGCCATCGTGGCCCTGGAGTACGGCAATCTGGACGACACGGTCACCGTCAGCGAGTACGCCGCCTCCACCGAAGGGTCGACCATGGACCTGTCGGCGGGTGAGCGCTACACCCTGCGCGAGCTGCTCTGGGGCCTCATGCTGGAGTCGGGCAACGACGCCGCGGTGGCCATCGCCGAGCACATCTCCGGCAGCGAGGCCGCCTTCGCCCGCTTGATGAACGAGACCGCCCTGCGCCTGGGCCTGCGGGACACCCACTTCACCAACCCCCACGGACTGCACGACCCCGGCCACTATACCACCGCCTATGACCTGGCGGTGATGACCCGCTATGCCCTGGCCAATGACTACTTCGCCCGTCTGGTCTGCCAGCCGGAGAAGGTGCTCTGCCGCGGCGACGGCGACTGGGTCCGGATCCTCTCGTCCACCAACCGCCTGCTCTGGTACCGCGAGTGGATCCGCGGCGTGAAGACCGGCACGACCAACGCGGCGGGGCCGTGCCTGGTCAGCTCGGGGGAGCGGGACGGGCGGCGGCTCATCGCCGTGGTGCTGGACTCGGGCGACCGGTGGGCGGATAGCGAGCGGCTGCTGGAGTGGGGCTTCCGGGCGTTCCAGCCGGTGGACGGCGGCCGCCGCGGCCAGGTGGTGGGGCGGGTGGCCGTGCACGACGGCTCCCGCCGGGCGGTGGCGGCCCGCCTGGACGGCGACCTCTCGGCGCTGGTGCCGCCGGCCGTGGCGGGGCGGGTGCGCCGGGTGGTCCAGCTGGTCCGCACGGTCCCGGCGCCCGTGGCCCCCGGCCAGCGCCTGGGCACGGTTTCCCTGGAATTGGACGGCGTGGTGCTGGCCGCCCGGCCGGCGGTAGCCACGACGGCGGTCCCCCTGGCGCCCTGGTGGTGGCGCTGGCTGCCTGGATAGTCCCGGGAAGGGGAGTGCATGGCGGCCGGGCGCGCCGGCGCGGTTCGGGGGACCAGGGGTGCGAGCGGGGCGGCCGGTCCTGGGAGGGGAGGGAGGGGCCGTGTTCATCACCCTGAGCCGGGCGGGACGGGCATGGTTCGTGGGCGCGGTGGGGCTGGTGGCGGTCCTCGCGCTGGGGTGGCTGGCGCGGCCCTGGGAAAGGGCGGGCCCGGACCGGCCGGCGCCGCGGTGGGAGGCCCAGCCCGTGCGGGCCGTCACCGGTCCCGGGGCTGCGGTGGTGCGGGCCGGCGAGGCGGCCGGGCCGCGGGTGGCCCTGACCTTCGACGTGCTGGACGGCGATACCGTGGTCCTCCAGGTGCTGGACGTGCTGGCCTGGCGGCGGGTGCCCGCGACCTTCTTCGTCACCGCCGCGTGGGCCCGGGGGCACCCCGAG
Proteins encoded in this window:
- a CDS encoding glycosyl hydrolase family 18 protein; translation: MSTEGPRRPGGTGGAAGGGRPGRPVGAGDIARPGEPARPVVAFDTGEHGRGAGPGGREAPQRPAPVQFDAGRPGDGDGARGPGGGGAGGGAGGRRTGAPGGGPPGGGEDPGDRWRRVAAGAGRWWQRLGGWSGVWNKLRTDRRWQVGAVAAGLFLLILATLPGGPGPQGQPPLRKPAGLSRPEVLGFFENGWSPVFGDSFPSVKKRPDLIDSISPFWYSIRSDGSLWPQQIRQEVIDFAREHDIRLIPLFNLLQSGGNEAGFLVDPAARSRAVQAIVREVQARGYDGVNIDFELLPPEAEPMMSAFIRELDRVLPQDKRLDIAAFPKVDVDPSVHGGHNWRVFARHADQVILMAYDRHYLGSQPGPVSPAGWVEANLKEMLNAGIAGSQILLGVGAYGYDWPAGAGPGNEANSTPVPLWQVKRILDRYGIRPRWDRESQNPHFTYPGEGGQQREVWYLDERVLQQRIDMVRKYSLGGIAIWRLGYEDDAFWNVIEKAYGPRRR
- a CDS encoding acyl-CoA dehydrogenase family protein, whose protein sequence is MDFELSEPQRLVRAMVRDYVARRVAPGAAERDRTGRFPAEQFRELGELGVLGLPFPEEVGGSGGDTVSFAIAIEEIARACASTALTVAAHVSLGCTPLYLFGSDEQKARWLAPALRGEYVAAFGLTEPEVGSHTAAIRTRAVQDGDAWVIHGTKAFITNGSRADYVVVAAVTDPERGREGISNILVPRDAPGWRAVRRYEKMGLHASDTAELVFDGCRVPLDHLVGERGKGHAQFLRTLDGGRIGIGALSVGIAQACLDAALEYARYRRQFGRPISKFQAIQFKLADMATELEAARLLVYRAAWLRDRGRPYRREAAMAKLFASELAVRAALEAIQIHGGAGYVRDYPVERYLRDAKLMEIGEGTSEIQRLVIARELGC
- a CDS encoding hydroxymethylglutaryl-CoA lyase; the protein is MEREGAGRFVRRRPRRAPGHGGAAGRQARRERGWAMQWPAQVTVREVGPRDGLQAEARILSPEEKVRLIDALTEAGFRRIEATSFVHPGAIPQLADAEAVMTRIRRRPGVIYSALVPNLRGAERALACGVDELSLFVSASETHNRHNVRRSIAESLAGFVPVAKRAAQAGVRLTGYVVTAFGCPYEGDVPEEQVERIVAAYRDLGAVAVYLGDTTGMANPAQVYRLCRRFRQRFPGLELGLHFHNTRGAALANVVAGLQAGITVYDGAVGGLGGCPYAPGATGNVATEDLVHMLEEMGIATGVDLDRLLAAARLAQELMGRELPGFVLKAGKRSDLVRAVREREARGAARDAAGSQGG
- a CDS encoding D-alanyl-D-alanine carboxypeptidase family protein, whose translation is MGFAWRSRKGRGWTGPAARWRAAGRRALALVAAAVWILGLWGGAGPAGPRVQAQEGAPGGAGQGAGGAAGQGNLNIQARSAVLVDATTGQELYAQNADELIPPASLAKIMTLDLVFHALEEGRLALDQQVPVSEAAWRLSVQAGLGGPSAMFLEVGERVRIEDLIRGVAVASGNDASTVLAEAVAGSEEAFVRLMNQHAAEIGMKNSVFSNSHGLPGGQQHVTARDMARLALHVLEAHPDILRYTSLKYFEWKDFAPQPNYNRLIFRDPRVDGLKTGHLSEAGYHLVATARDGDRRLVSVVLGAASDALRVGESQRLLDYGFQQFTNTRVAFGENGRQGVSVYKGARSQVTVEPATAPVVTVPKTDAGEVRTRVEMQEPLVAPLEKGQRVGTLTIEDAQGRVLRTVPLVTAQAVPRGGFFRVLWDSVRLLFRNLFA
- the asnS gene encoding asparagine--tRNA ligase, coding for MDVTVTVAQVGRYEGQEVELAGWVYNRRSSGRIAFLLLRDGTGVIQCVLSRDRVGDQGLEVFEGLTQESSCRVRGVVRADRRAPGGYELDVTALEPVHVAEDYPIKLKEHGVDFLMDHRHLWIRTPRQNAILRVRAAVMAAAAEALAREGFVRVDAPILTPSAPEGTTNLFETDYFGDKAYLSQSGQLYMEAACMALGKVYCLGPTFRAEQSKTRRHLLEFWMLEPEAAFFTHEDNVALQERLVRQVVLAVLERCPRELETLGRDPEHLRRQVEGPFARITYDEALRILDERGLGLPWGEDFGAPHETALSQHFGRPVFVERFPTRVKAFYMEPDPQRPEVALCADLLAPDGYGEIIGGSQRISDLDLLLRRIDEHGLSREALAWYIDLRRYGSVPHAGFGLGIERTVAWICGLEHVREAIPFPRLLNRLYP
- a CDS encoding RodZ domain-containing protein, with amino-acid sequence MTLEEIGRRLREARERKGLTLHDVQVATKIRRKHLEALERGDDSELPPEVYTRGFIRAYASLVDLDGMELAQAYSRWKESLEGAWREGGEGTPADPGPETGAGRPAAPREPDREGDGVAARPAPEAASRRHQPAASGAGAPGWPPGVSPAGARREPPEAARGRGGAAAPGRRPAARQPEPWTSPPLVGPLPGRRRDRRAAGPVTGPPARRGRPWGLWAAAVAGLVVLAGVVLYVAGGPPAPSPTGRPPAGSGLPGEAAGGQPPAPGPEGGGAAAPGGAGSEPQPPAEEPQAPAEPQVTMRRDGDDVYYTIAPAAAPAAPGAGGIAEPGGRPALAVTLEATARVWVRARDAAGRVVFERLMQAGDRQQLDLGGGLTIRAGYPRGLALRIGETELDVPDEESPLNLHLEPSAAGAGQP
- a CDS encoding D-alanyl-D-alanine carboxypeptidase family protein; protein product: MERRRAIRHPARWQPGSRPGDAAPRAGGRRRGARRPHGGTTAKSRGLIPIRVRAAAFVLAGILALGSPPPVTGPARAAELWPGRPAVAPLEPDPAGPVLAPPAPAGPGPGSVPAGSPGGAVPVPPGAAGPAVPAAGAGTGGAPGGTAGGPGSSAGGAAVPRSQPAGREPAGGARFAGAPGAAYPVPEGVAPLWRGVVEPPPALDAAAAVLMDAASGQVLWAHNPHQRRAPASTTKILTAIVALEYGNLDDTVTVSEYAASTEGSTMDLSAGERYTLRELLWGLMLESGNDAAVAIAEHISGSEAAFARLMNETALRLGLRDTHFTNPHGLHDPGHYTTAYDLAVMTRYALANDYFARLVCQPEKVLCRGDGDWVRILSSTNRLLWYREWIRGVKTGTTNAAGPCLVSSGERDGRRLIAVVLDSGDRWADSERLLEWGFRAFQPVDGGRRGQVVGRVAVHDGSRRAVAARLDGDLSALVPPAVAGRVRRVVQLVRTVPAPVAPGQRLGTVSLELDGVVLAARPAVATTAVPLAPWWWRWLPG